Proteins encoded together in one Lepisosteus oculatus isolate fLepOcu1 chromosome 2, fLepOcu1.hap2, whole genome shotgun sequence window:
- the tktb gene encoding transketolase-like protein 2 — MASYHKPDEKTLQGLKDTANKLRIHSIKATCASNSGHPTSCCSAAEIMSVLFFHTMKYKPSDPRNPNNDRFIMSKGHAAPILYAAWAEAGYVKEADLLNLRKFDCDLEGHPTPKLAFVDVATGSLGQGLGAACGMAYTGKHFDKASYRVYCLLGDGESSEGSVWEAMAFASFYNLDNLVAIFDVNRLGQSEPAPLQHDTEVYRKRCEAFGWNTYVVDGHDVEELCKALWQAKQVKEKPTAIVAKTFKGKGLKGIENAENWHGKPIPKDRVEALLADLQSLIQTNKPLSPEQPAEDAPPVDISNIVMPSPPAFKIGDKMATRRAYGLALAKLGEASGRVVALDGDTKNSTFSDIFKKAHPDRYIECFIAEQNMVSVAIGCATRDRTVSFASTFAAFFSRAYDHIRMAAISQSNVNLAGSHCGVSIGEDGPSQMALEDLAMFRAIPTCTVFYPSDAVSTEKAVELAANTKGICFIRTSRPDTAVIYSPGEKFEVGHAKVVRKSDSDKVTVIGAGVTLHEALAAADELAKEGVHIRVIDPFTIKPLDAETIVSSARATGGRIITVEDHYREGGLGEAVCAAVAEEPGVVVQRLAVTGVPRSGKPTELLDYHGISAKCIVAAVRSTFAN; from the exons ATGGCCAGCTACCACAAGCCCGACGAGAAGACCCTGCAGGGGCTGAAAGACACGGCGAACAAGCTGAGGATTCATTCCATCAAGGCGACATGCGCCTCCAACTCCGG CCACCCCACCTCCTGCTGCAGTGCTGCCGAGATCATGTCGGTCCTGTTTTTCCACACCATGAAGTACAAGCCGTCGGACCCCCGCAACCCCAACAATGACCGCTTCATCATGTCCAAG GGTCATGCTGCTCCTATCCTGTACGCCGCCTGGGCCGAGGCTGGATACGTCAAGGAGGCGGATCTGCTGAACCTGCGCAAGTTCGACTGCGACCTGGAGGGACACCCGACTCCT AAACTGGCCTTTGTTGACGTCGCCACGGGGTCGCTGGGGCAGGGTCTGGGCGCGGCCTGCGGGATGGCCTACACGGGCAAACACTTCGACAAGGCCAG TTACCGCGTGTACTGCCTGCTGGGCGACGGAGAGTCGTCGGAAGGGTCTGTGTGGGAGGCCATGGCCTTCGCCTCCTTCTACAACCTGGACAACCTGGTGGCCATTTTCGACGTCAACCGGCTGGGCCAGAGCGAGCCCGCCCCCCTGCAGCACGACACCGAGGTGTACCGCAAGCGCTGTGAAGCCTTCGG CTGGAACACCTACGTGGTGGATGGGCACGATGTGGAAGAGCTGTGCAAGGCGCTGTGGCAGGCCAAGCAGGTCAAGGAAAAGCCCACCGCCATCGTGGCCAAGACCTTCAAGGGCAAAGGGCTCAAAG GTATTGAGAACGCAGAGAACTGGCACGGCAAGCCCATTCCCAAGGACCGCGTGGAGGCACTGCTGGCAGACCTGCAGAGCCTGATCCAGACCAACAAGCCGCTGTCCCCCGagcagccagcagaggacgcTCCTCCAGTGGACATCTCCAATATCGTCATGCCTTCCCCTCCTGCCTTCAAGATTGGCGACAAG ATGGCCACCCGCCGCGCATACGGGCTGGCCCTGGCCAAGTTAGGGGAGGCCAGCGGGCGAGTGGTGGCGCTGGACGGCGACACCAAGAACTCCACCTTCTCGGACATCTTCAAGAAGGCCCACCCCGACCGCTACATCGAGTGCTTCATCGCCGAGCAGAACATG GTGAGCGTGGCGATTGGCTGTGCCACCCGCGATCGCACCGTCTCCTTCGCCAGCACTTTCGCCGCCTTCTTCTCCCGCGCCTATGACCACATCCGCATGGCAGCCATCTCCCAGTCCAACGTCAACCTCGCCGGCTCCCACTGCGGCGTGTCCATCG GTGAGGACGGGCCCTCTCAGATGGCGCTGGAGGACTTGGCGATGTTCCGTGCCATCCCCACCTGCACGGTCTTCTACCCCAGCGACGCCGTCTCCACGGAGAAGGCAGTGGAGCTTGCTGCCAACACAAAG GGAATCTGCTTCATTCGAACCAGCCGCCCAGACACTGCGGTGATCTATTCCCCAGGGGAGAAGTTTGAAGTGGGACACGCCAAG GTCGTGCGGAAGAGCGACAGCGACAAAGTCACTGTCATCGGGGCTGGAGTGACACTGCACGAGGCTCTGGCTGCTGCAGATGAGCTCGCCAAGGAAG GTGTCCACATCCGTGTGATCGACCCCTTCACCATCAAGCCCCTGGACGCCGAGACCATCGTCTCCAGCGCCCGCGCGACGGGGGGCAGGATCATCACCGTGGAGGACCACTATCGTGAGG GTGGCCTGGGCGAGGCGGTGTGCGCCGCGGTGGCCGAGGAGCCGGGCGTCGTGGTGCAGCGGCTGGCGGTGACGGGGGTGCCCCGGAGCGGCAAGCCCACCGAGCTGCTGGACTACCACGGCATCAGCGCCAAGTGCATCGTCGCTGCCGTCAGATCCACCTTCGCCAACTGA
- the LOC138224345 gene encoding sterile alpha motif domain-containing protein 9 — translation MAEQTTETLEMANCVEHLDSHCKDITALETAVKDVTPCLEILCPEQYERSDDTQKLSTAYFYKGGQAQWLNFLAETEEKSPFIKRDAYKSLMRLIEEHRQHHRSVSFVNLCHQPGSGGTTLAMQVLWDFKEELRCAVLKDTDAESEDIARQVTKLFNAGGEKNFKTVLLLADNLKHFEKQQQSFLHKIAEKAPSTTTPVVIVLNCKRDAHVKEAGHFGNCVNILAEVSCQEQDMLDEKLDVIKKQHKDHKTFYAFNVMQQNYSSEYIQGVVESVLEQEVLPYSRKTQLFSFLALMNTYSIGSSLQKSDCEAFLGPPDIYGGPPFEDRMKPLSAFLITFRKQEKLVECDHVRLVHHKIAAEFCEKLASKGWTRGKIMKNLLTTFKGKRQSLQEIIREMLQKRLPEARFSMLIESIHQEPGPKCVPILRKAASIFGKDAIISQVLARYYYLRKQNYLLAEKWAKEAKQIDPDNSFVADTLGQVYKKQLKQCGVVPVPQKLELLLELANKAVDAFREEQTLAESEKAEELENNGLRRESSIYNTSGLFGHIQVANKVFEVLTSVHPSEDMKKVLRREIEIRSLTEVDDRTVKILQQYRRLLSRLKDDVERIHEFADHYLTFSKPSILKDDPKHFQEDVSTCFSNYIAYDRVTMEEGCERLRKQLATGTAKINDQVCSTLLKIVWRWVNQIIPQEELKPTLRSLLESEARYKPAELYLLAFLSFWPPDDDKINLNSFVDETERSFQTQYSKYYRSRYIVPLFFLGKGTGVQRMIQKSKIDECLHCPRGQVNEKWRNGEVWRNTQVSALLERVSGVIKNREVFAVYNKKKIKVNPDNPAEVRKPCSITFFLGFNIKGPVAFDIQYVKAHVV, via the coding sequence ATGGCTGAGCAGACTACAGAAACATTGGAAATGGCCAACTGTGTCGAACACTTGGACAGTCATTGTAAAGACATAACTGCCCTCGAAACCGCCGTGAAGGATGTAACGCCCTGCCTTGAAATCTTATGCCCAGAACAATATGAGAGGTCCGATGATACCCAAAAGCTTTCCACTGCTTACTTCTACAAAGGTGGACAAGCCCAGTGGCTCAACTTCCTAGCAGAGACGGAAGAAAAGTCACCTTTCATCAAGAGGGATGCCTATAAAAGCTTGATGCGCCTAATCGAGGAGCACCGCCAACATCACAGAAGCGTATCGTTTGTTAACCTATGCCACCAGCCGGGAAGTGGTGGAACGACTTTAGCCATGCAGGTCCTGTGGGACTTCAAGGAAGAGCTCAGGTGCGCTGTCCTAAAAGACACAGATGCAGAATCTGAAGACATCGCTCGCCAGGTGACCAAGCTGTTCAATGCAGGAGGAGAAAAGAACTTCAAAACTGTCCTCCTACTTGCCGACAAcctaaaacactttgaaaaacaGCAACAGAGCTTCTTGCACAAAATAGCTGAAAAAGCTCCCAGCACTACCACCCCTGTGGTGATTGTGTTGAACTGTAAGCGGGATGCCCATGTAAAAGAAGCAGGCCATTTTGGCAATTGTGTTAATATTCTTGCAGAGGTTTCATGCCAGGAGCAGGACATGTTGGATGAGAAGCTTGATGTTATTAAGAAACAACACAAAGACCACAAGACATTCTATGCTTTTAATGTCATGCAGCAAAACTACAGTTCTGAGTATATTCAGGGGGTGGTTGAGAGTGTCTTAGAACAAGAAGTGCTACCATATTCACGTAAAACCCAGCTCTTCTCATTTTTAGCATTAATGAACACTTATTCCATTGGATCATCTCTTCAAAAATCAGATTGTGAGGCGTTTTTAGGGCCCCCAGATATTTATGGGGGTCCCCCATTTGAAGACCGAATGAAGCCCCTTTCAGCTTTTTTAATCACTTTCAGAAAGCAAGAGAAGCTCGTTGAGTGTGATCATGTCCGTCTGGTTCACCATAAGATCGCAGCCGAGTTCTGTGAAAAGCTGGCCAGCAAAGGCTGGACAAGAGGCAAGATTATGAAAAACTTGCTTACAACATTCAAGGGAAAACGTCAGTCGTTGCAGGAGATCATTCGAGAGATGCTGCAGAAAAGGTTACCAGAGGCTAGATTCTCAATGCTGATTGAAAGCATCCATCAGGAACCTGGACCTAAGTGTGTGCCCATTTTACGAAAGGCAGCCTCCATATTCGGCAAAGATGCAATCATTTCACAAGTTTTAGCCAGGTATTATTACCTTAGGAAACAAAACTATTTGCTTGCAGAGAAATGGGCCAAGGAGGCTAAGCAGATAGATCCAGACAACTCGTTTGTGGCTGATACCCTTGGGCAGGTTTATAAGAAGCAATTAAAACAATGTGGTGTGGTTCCTGTGCCTCAAAAGTTAGAATTACTTTTGGAATTGGCAAACAAAGCTGTTGATGCCTTTAGAGAGGAGCAAACTCTGGCCGAAAGTGAAAAAGCAGAGGAGTTGGAAAACAATGGATTAAGAAGGGAGTCAAGCATCTACAATACCAGTGGACTCTTTGGCCATATACAGGTTGCCAACAAAGTGTTCGAAGTTCTCACCTCTGTTCATCCATCAGAAGACATGAAGAAAGTCCTAAGACGGGAAATCGAGATCCGTTCTCTCACAGAAGTGGATGACAGGACAGTGAAAATACTTCAGCAATACAGACGACTGCTCTCCAGGTTGAAAGATGATGTGGAGAGGATACATGAGTTTGCAGACCATTACCTCACGTTTTCCAAGCCAAGCATATTAAAAGATGACCCTAAGCACTTCCAGGAAGACGTGAGTACGTGCTTTTCTAATTACATTGCTTATGACAGGGTAACCATGGAGGAAGGATGTGAACGTCTGAGGAAGCAACTCGCCACAGGGACAGCTAAAATTAATGATCAGGTTTGCAGTACCCTTCTGAAGATCGTCTGGAGATGGGTCAACCAAATAATCCCGCAGGAAGAGCTAAAACCCACTCTCCGCAGTTTATTGGAAAGTGAAGCGAGGTATAAACCCGCAGAGCTGTATCTCCTGGCTTTCTTATCATTCTGGCCACCAGATGATGACAAGATCAACCTCAACTCATTCGTCGACGAGACTGAAAGATCCTTCCAGACTCAGTACAGCAAGTACTATCGATCCCGCTACATCGTACCTCTTTTCTTCCTCGGAAAGGGAACAGGAGTGCAAAGGATGATTCAGAAATCAAAGATTGACGAATGCCTTCATTGCCCCCGAGGGCAAGTCAATGAAAAGTGGAGGAATGGGGAGGTGTGGAGAAACACACAGGTCTCTGCACTCCTAGAGCGTGTCTCAGGGGTCATCAAAAATCGAGAAGTGTTTGCCGtctacaataaaaagaaaatcaaggtGAATCCTGACAACCCTGCAGAGGTGCGAAAACCCTGTAGTATTACTTTCTTCCTTGGATTCAACATTAAAGGACCAGTAGCATTCGACATCCAATATGTGAAGGCTCATGTAGTGTAG
- the LOC102688630 gene encoding zinc-binding protein A33-like, translating into MDSAVDELSRLREDLTCPLCLDLFRNPVLRECGHHFCQECVGRCWEGPGESARCPLCGRGAVDEVVQDAPLLGSVAETVREMMGDRREATGKRKREQYCEEHGQKLKLFCQEDGKAICVACGSSQLHQSHSLAPLDEVLGKYREKLGGFLQQIRKEVKKASRSLQTAEDMSAVLKDDRESIEKTIEAEFAELHRFLDREEAAAKAKLRHAEEEKRKALERNRTRSEAEKCRLLQAKELLKDQLALHDDPAAIESYFCLPASWNKAALRLVQRRNASPFLARSRSALKREGSSGVCWRCSIPTAAAYCRKCIGKGSGMISVLLVPSSHRKDLTFQKPADEYISLSSEEYVGPLQYAVWKKMKDILTPAPLPVTFDPDTANPHLILSNGNTTAKTGGTRRALAPKPERFDTYLNVLGSRGFTSGRHYWEVWVGNKSEWELGVAAASVERKLCYQARPADKVWIIALDRGGSYTAHDFGTVTLRLNSKPRKIGVYVDYGGGRVVFHNAEDMTVIYTFIDIFEEKIYPIFNPGHRRGPKNRKALRIVTPQV; encoded by the exons ATGGATTCGGCCGTAGACGAGCTGAGCAGACTCCGTGAGGACCTAACCTGTCCGCTCTGCCTAGACCTGTTCAGGAACCCGGTTCTGCGGGAATGCGGACATCACTTTTGCCAGGAGTGTGTCGGTCGCTGCTGGGAGGGACCCGGGGAGAGCGCTCGGTGCCCGCTCTGCGGCAGAGGAGCCGTGGATGAAGTCGTTCAGGACGCCCCCCTCTTGGGCAGCGTAGCCGAGACGGTGAGGGAGATGATGGGAGATCGGAGGGAAGcgactgggaaaagaaaaagggaGCAGTACTGCGAGGAACACGGGCAGAAACTGAAGCTCTTTTGCCAAGAGGATGGGAAAGCCATCTGCGTGGCGTGCGGAAGCTCCCAGCTGCACCAGTCCCACAGCCTGGCCCCGCTGGATGAGGTCTTAGGGAAATACAGA GAGAAACTGGGAGGCTTCTTACAGCAAATCCGGAAAGAGGTGAAAAAGGCGTCGCGGTCTCTGCAAACAGCGGAGGACATGAGCGCCGTTCTGAAG GATGACAGAGAGTCCATAGAGAAGACGATAGAGGCGGAGTTTGCCGAGCTCCACCGGTTCCTAGACCGAGAGGAGGCGGCGGCGAAAGCTAAACTTCGGCACGCCGAAGAGGAGAAACGGAAAGCGTTGGAGCGCAATAGGACCCGCAGCGAAGCGGAAAAATGCCGGCTGCTGCAAGCCAAGGAGCTCCTGAAAGACCAACTGGCCCTGCATGACGACCCAGCCGCGATAGAG AGCTATTTTTGTCTTCCAGCCTCTTGGAACAAAGCTGCACTGAGGCTTGTGCAACGCCGAAATGCTTCCCCCTTCCTTGCGCGCTCACGTTCAGCCTTGAAGAGGGAGGGGAGTAGTGGCGTATGTTGGCGGTGCTCAATACCTACGGCAGCAGCCTACTGCAGGAAATGTATAGGGAAAGGGAGTGGGATGATCTCTGTATTGCTTGTTCCTTCCTCCCACAGGAAGGACCTGACCTTCCAGAAACCAGCAGACGAATACATCAGCCTTTCGTCTGAGGAGTACGTGGGGCCACTGCAGTATGCTGTCTGGAAGAAGATGAAAGACATCCTTACACCAG CTCCGCTCCCCGTGACCTTTGATCCCGACACTGCCAATCCGCACCTCATCCTATCCAACGGGAACACCACGGCGAAGACGGGCGGGACGAGAAGGGCTTTAGCGCCCAAGCCGGAACGGTTCGACACCTACCTGAATGTGCTGGGATCGCGGGGCTTCACCTCCGGGCGCCACTACTGGGAGGTGTGGGTGGGCAACAAGTCAGAGTGGGAGCTGGGTGTGGCCGCCGCGTCCGTGGAGAGGAAACTGTGTTACCAAGCCCGCCCGGCAGACAAAGTGTGGATCATCGCGCTCGACCGCGGCGGCAGCTACACGGCTCACGATTTCGGCACCGTCACCCTGCGCCTCAACTCCAAACCGCGGAAGATCGGCGTGTACGTGGATTACGGCGGCGGGAGGGTTGTTTTTCACAACGCCGAGGATATGACCGTCATCTACACATTTATCGATATCTTCGAGGAAAAGATCTACCCCATTTTTAACCCGGGTCATCGTCGCGGGCCTAAAAACCGAAAAGCCTTGAGGATTGTGACACCCCAGGTTTAG